A genome region from Sceloporus undulatus isolate JIND9_A2432 ecotype Alabama chromosome 1, SceUnd_v1.1, whole genome shotgun sequence includes the following:
- the LOC121926149 gene encoding lysosomal protective protein-like, whose translation MVARVRAIWLAFFLGAFLGPSTGQYSPDLITSLPGLPEMPAFQQWSGYLQAGPGQYFHYWFVESQGNPSTDPLVLWLNGGPGCSSMEGFLAENGPFHLNSDGTLYLNPSSWNQVANMLYIESPAGVGYSYSTSEDTTIDDSQVAEDNYQALQSFFAKFPNFANNPFYVFGESYGGIFVPSLTSKIAEGSASINLKGFGVGNGMLSYALNELTLMEFGYYHGVFGDEYSEAYGVLLWDWPQHIQPLCVLLGRSTLPGPFEADLSNLFRQYQFNVPVPVSCKQAEVTSENNVGSIPGVPPCINAHGHAPRCCSGFQPWYYNDQVAGFFKEYEKITLPHCEGCDTWYLSTSPAGSERCLNAPLATSYV comes from the exons ATGGTGGCGAGAGTGAGGGCCATCTGGCTGGCCTTCTTCCTGGGTGCCTTCCTTGGTCCAAGCACCGGACAATACTCTCCGGACCTCATCACTTCCTTGCCAGGCTTGCCTGAGATGCCAGCCTTCCAGCAATGGTCAGGATACCTCCAGGCTGGACCTGGCCAGTATTTCCATTACTG GTTTGTGGAGTCCCAGGGCAACCCATCCACTGACCCCCTAGTCCTCTGGCTCAATGGGGGTCCCGGCTGCAGTTCGATGGAGGGCTTCCTGGCCGAGAACGGCCCTTTCCAT CTGAACAGCGATGGCACCCTCTACCTGAACCCCAGCAGCTGGAACCAGGTGGCCAACATGCTCTACATTGAGTCCCCAGCTGGCGTTGGCTATTCCTATTCCACATCTGAAGACACCACCATTGATGACAGCCAG GTGGCTGAGGACAACTACCAGGCCCTTCAGAGTTTCTTTGCAAAATTCCCCAACTTTGCCAACAACCCGTTTTATGTTTTTGGGGAAAGCTACGGCGGCATCTTCGTCCCCAGTCTGACGTCCAAGATTGCGGAAGGATCTGCTAGCATCAACCTGAAG GGATTTGGAGTTGGCAATGGCATGCTGAGCTATGCCCTCAATGAACTGACACTGATGGAATTTGGCTACTACCATGGAGTGTTTGGAGACGA ATATTCAGAAGCATATGGAGTCCTGTTATGGGATTGGCCTCAACATATACAACCTCTATGCGTCCTGCTGGGGAGGAGCACACTACCAGGACCGTTCGAAGCCGACCTCTCCAACCTCTTCCGCCAATACCAGTTCAACGTCCCTGTGCCGGTCAGTTGCAAGCAGGCTGAAGTGACCTCTGAGAAT AACGTGGGCTCCATTCCAGGAGTGCCACCGTGCATCAACGCCCACGGCCATG ctCCCAG GTGCTGCAGTGGTTTCCAGCCCTGGTACTACAATGACCAGGTTGCTGGGTTTTTCAAGGAGTATGAGAAGATCACATTGCCTCACTGTGAAG GGTGCGACACATGGTACCTCAGTACAAGCCCGGCCGGCTCTGAAAGATGTTTGAATGCTCCTCTCGCAACCAGCTACGTCTGA
- the LOC121919222 gene encoding mas-related G-protein coupled receptor member H-like codes for MTQIIPDFVTPLRSDCWTPNSTAPCRYYEHNLGDGIIYIINQFICLFGLMGNGTVLWCLRRCVMKKPIIIYILSLALADFAYLLCCLFVILVFSVEYFSGHYCFPWCKVLFTVYKVELFLYSTGMYFLMTISTERCLCTLFPFWYRCRRPGWLSGALAVVLWSLAALLCGVNICALWGKTGYQEMDKAITVVNLSFVTPIMILSSLILFTKVRCSSQQQQLGQLSITILLTVFFFIIFATPLSIKHLFKDSNKVPNMFYLLASVNSSINPAIYFLVGCRREKWFSEPLSFVLQRALNEERNSKKGVVYNTDRQIKNNQGQKKFVVFIHKT; via the coding sequence ATGACACAGATAATCCCTGATTTTGTGACTCCTTTAAGGAGTGATTGCTGGACACCCAACAGCACTGCTCCTTGCAGATATTATGAGCACAATTTAGGAGATGGAATAATCTACATTATTAATCAGTTCATCTGCCTCTTTGGCCTGATGGGGAACGGAACTGTCCTTTGGTGCCTCAGACGCTGTGTCATGAAGAAACCCATCATTATATACATCCTCAGTTTAGCACTAGCTGACTTTGCCTACCTCCTTTGCTGCTTGTTTGTCATCCTAGTTTTTTCTGTGGAATATTTCAGTGGCCATTATTGTTTCCCATGGTGCAAGGTGTTGTTCACAGTGTACAAAGTGGAACTGTTCTTATACAGCACTGGCATGTATTTCCTAATGACCATCAGCACTGAAAGGTGCCTGTGTACTCTTTTCCCATTCTGGTATCGCTGCCGTCGCCCTGGGTGGCTGTCTGGTGCTCTGGCTGTAGTGCTGTGGAGCCTTGCTGCCTTGCTCTGTGGTGTCAACATCTGCGCTTTATGGGGTAAAACAGGCTACCAAGAGATGGACAAAGCAATCACTGTTGTAAACCTCTCATTCGTCACCCCCATTATGATCTTGTCCAGCCTAATCCTGTTCACAAAAGTGAGGTGCTCTTCACAACAGCAGCAACTAGGACAACTCAGTATAACTATATTACTCACAGTTTTCTTCTTTATCATTTTTGCCACTCCCCTTAGCATAAAACATTTGTTCAAAGATTCCAACAAGGTCCCAAATATGTTTTACTTGCTTGCCTCAGTGAACAGTAGCATCAATCCAGCTATTTATTTCCTAGTGGGTTGTCGTAGGGAGAAATGGTTCAGTGAGCCACTTTCGTTTGTCTTGCAAAGGGCCCTCAACGAGGAGAGAAATTCTAAAAAGGGGGTGGTCTACAATACAGATAGGCAGATAAAAAATAACCAAGGTCAGAAGAAGTTTGTGGTTTTCATACACAAGACCTAA
- the LOC121919997 gene encoding olfactory receptor 4S2-like yields MQNINNVTEFILLGLTQNDELQKICFVVFLFFYLVIVLGNLLIVATVIFSPRLNSPMYFFLSYLSFVDICYSSVTAPKMIVDFLAEKKTISFIGCIAQLFGVHFFGCTEIFILTVMAYDRYIAICKPLHYTTIMTKRVCGQMVAASWFGGFMHSLVQTVMTTRLPFCGPNEIDHYFCDVHPLLQLACTDTYIVGIIVVANSGMIALSCFLILVVSYIVILVFLRTRSSEGRRKALSTCASHITVVILFFGPCTFTYIRPSSNFSEDKTVALFYTVITPMLNPLIYTLRNEEMKNAMRKLWSKKIFFSSEKTKM; encoded by the coding sequence ATGCAGAACATAAACAATGTGACTGAATTTATCCTCCTTGGTCTCACCCAAAATGATGAACtgcagaaaatatgttttgtgGTATTTCTGTTCTTCTATCTGGTCATTGTGCTGGGAAATCTCCTGATTGTTGCTACTGTCATCTTTAGCCCCCGTTTGAATTCTCCCATGTATTTTTTCCTCAGTTACTTATCTTTTGTAGACATCTGCTACTCCTCTGTAACAGCTCCAAAAATGATAGTTGACTTCCTtgctgaaaagaaaacaatttcattCATTGGCTGCATAGCTCAGCTCTTTGGAGTCCATTTCTTTGGCTGCACCGAGATCTTCATCCTCACAGTGATGGCCTATGACCGATATATTGCAATTTGTAAACCACTCCACTATACCACCATTATGACCAAGCGGGTATGTGGGCAAATGGTGGCAGCCTCATGGTTTGGAGGGTTTATGCACTCATTGGTGCAAACTGTTATGACCACACGTCTTCCATTTTGTGGGCCCAATGAAATTGACCATTATTTTTGTGATGTTCACCCATTACTCCAATTGGCTTGCACAGATACATATATTGTTGGCATCATAGTGGTTGCCAACAGTGGAATGATTGCTCTGAGCTGCTTCCTCATTTTGGTTGTGTCATACATTGTCATCTTGGTCTTCTTAAGAACTCGCTCTTCTGAAGGACGTCGCAAGGCTCTTTCCACTTGTGCCTCCCATATCACAGTggtcattttattttttggtccATGCACCTTTACTTATATACGCCCTTCCAGCAACTTCTCAGAAGATAAGACAGTGGCTTTGTTTTACACTGTCATCACCCCCATGCTAAACCCATTGATCTACACACTAAGAAATGAGGAGATGAAGAACGCTATGAGAAAATTGTGGAGCAAGAAAATATTCTTCTCGAGTGAGAAGACAAAAATGTGA